The nucleotide sequence CATTTGTTCGCTCCATCGATCTCTGCCGCTTCATAATACGAGCCTGGGATCTCTTTGATACCTGCAGCAAAGATGATCATTGCCGAACCGAATTGCCAAGCAGACATCAAAACAAGAGGGATCATGACCAGTTTTTGATCGCTAAACCAGGAAAGCGCAGGTGCGCCTAATCGTTCCAGGAAAATATTCACTAACCCGTTTTTAGAAAACAACTCCCGCCAAACTAGAGCGATAGAAATACTGCCACCGATCAAACTAGGCACATAATACAAAGAACGAAAGAAAGTCGTTCCTTTGATATTCCTCGTTAAAAGATAAGCAATCAATAGACCAAAGATCAGTTTCACAGGTACAGATGCAAATACATAGAGAAAAGTGACTCGGATGGAGTTCAAAAAACGGGCATCACTCAGCATCTTTATATAATTATCCAAGCCGATCCATGAGACTGGATTTCCCAAACGATAATCGGTGAACGAATAATAAAGTGACAAGATCATCGGTATCACTGTTATCAATAGAAATCCTAGGATGAATGGAGAAGC is from Enterococcus faecium and encodes:
- a CDS encoding carbohydrate ABC transporter permease, whose translation is MKKEKLKRFLDQDNVVGYVFASPFILGFLLITVIPMILSLYYSFTDYRLGNPVSWIGLDNYIKMLSDARFLNSIRVTFLYVFASVPVKLIFGLLIAYLLTRNIKGTTFFRSLYYVPSLIGGSISIALVWRELFSKNGLVNIFLERLGAPALSWFSDQKLVMIPLVLMSAWQFGSAMIIFAAGIKEIPGSYYEAAEIDGANKWQTFYKITLPLLSPIILYNLVMQTIAAFMTFTQAFIITQGGPNDATNFYALYVYNQAFSFNSMGYASAISWIMLLIMGAVTFLIFKSSKKWVVV